The Coriobacteriia bacterium genome has a window encoding:
- a CDS encoding 4Fe-4S binding protein has translation MLKLWKIGAKAGNSTVKYPFAPMPTNKDMRGKPQHDAERCIACGACAVACPANAIRMETDLKAKTITWSINFGRCIFCGRCEEQCPLEAIKLSEEFELAVGNKADLMEQAVYEVQCCAECGEPYAPRKEVDLCRRLLQKNAGRESLEAADVVDLCPTCKRLADAKRAKEMSETAHARQLIDALETGTTFTTAADLYAATDEAAPAIEKGE, from the coding sequence ATGCTAAAGCTCTGGAAGATCGGCGCTAAGGCGGGTAACTCCACCGTGAAGTACCCGTTCGCGCCGATGCCCACCAACAAGGACATGCGCGGCAAGCCGCAGCACGACGCCGAGCGCTGCATCGCATGCGGCGCGTGCGCGGTGGCCTGCCCGGCCAACGCCATCCGCATGGAGACGGACCTGAAGGCCAAGACGATCACCTGGTCCATCAACTTCGGTCGCTGCATCTTCTGCGGCCGTTGCGAGGAGCAGTGCCCGCTTGAGGCCATCAAGCTGTCCGAGGAGTTCGAGCTTGCCGTCGGCAACAAGGCCGACCTCATGGAGCAGGCTGTCTACGAGGTGCAGTGCTGCGCCGAGTGCGGCGAGCCCTATGCTCCGCGTAAGGAGGTCGACCTGTGCCGTCGCCTGCTGCAGAAGAACGCGGGGCGCGAGTCGCTCGAAGCCGCTGACGTCGTGGACCTGTGCCCGACGTGCAAGCGCCTCGCCGACGCCAAGCGCGCCAAGGAGATGAGCGAGACGGCCCACGCGCGTCAGCTGATCGACGCGCTGGAGACTGGCACGACGTTCACGACCGCCGCCGACCTCTACGCAGCGACGGACGAGGCGGCGCCGGCTATCGAGAAGGGAGAGTGA
- a CDS encoding NADH-quinone oxidoreductase subunit B family protein: protein MSEPILPERLQARPTMEEVDASVAAAKKTLLNKIKRSVYAYRVDCGGCNGCEIEIFGTITPVFDAERFGIKVVPSPRQADVLIYTGAVTRAMRMPAYRAFEGAPDPKIVISYGACGCTGGIFYDNYCVWGGTDKLLPVDVYIPGCPPSPAQTIYGFAMALGLLDQKLHAKVDKEAEDEQAPILHPGVPYKLRVALEREAREMAGYRYGRDLVNEYMDVLEGAKTDVMGHVDDFIQHCDDPRRVEIFNALRKVTVDHTVGVA from the coding sequence ATGAGCGAGCCCATCCTCCCTGAGCGACTGCAGGCACGCCCCACGATGGAGGAGGTCGACGCGAGCGTTGCGGCGGCCAAGAAGACCCTGCTGAACAAGATCAAGCGCTCGGTGTATGCCTATCGTGTTGACTGCGGTGGCTGCAACGGCTGCGAGATCGAGATATTCGGCACGATCACGCCCGTCTTTGATGCCGAGCGCTTCGGCATCAAGGTTGTGCCGTCGCCTCGCCAGGCCGACGTGCTCATCTACACGGGTGCTGTCACGCGCGCCATGCGCATGCCGGCCTACCGTGCCTTTGAAGGCGCCCCCGACCCCAAGATCGTCATCTCGTATGGCGCTTGCGGGTGCACGGGCGGCATCTTCTACGATAACTACTGCGTCTGGGGCGGCACGGACAAGCTCCTGCCCGTCGATGTCTACATCCCGGGCTGCCCGCCGTCGCCGGCGCAGACGATCTACGGCTTTGCCATGGCCCTGGGCCTGCTTGACCAGAAGCTGCACGCCAAGGTCGACAAGGAGGCCGAGGACGAGCAGGCGCCGATCCTGCACCCCGGCGTCCCGTACAAGCTGCGCGTCGCCCTGGAGCGCGAGGCCCGCGAGATGGCGGGCTACCGCTACGGTCGCGACCTGGTGAACGAGTACATGGATGTCCTCGAGGGCGCCAAGACCGACGTCATGGGACACGTGGACGACTTCATCCAGCACTGCGATGACCCGCGTCGCGTCGAGATCTTCAACGCGCTGCGCAAGGTCACGGTCGACCACACGGTCGGAGTGGCGTAA
- a CDS encoding formate hydrogenlyase maturation HycH family protein → MSAQADTRAAESACGQGSDATTPACAPLVAGVSAGAGAPAADAGARRPGPCAASLEALYAADPDAAAVRRTEDRTSAAWSGAPGEVVFYRLTKKFVESQESIPEESKQVMYYTLAIGHHTGVIDCFEPALGCSRELFDRIVSLFPEGSDARYKLEGIARYGEIQIDKSHVATLLPAVDQVLQDLGYRGSAKAGIDVQLSDFGVRTQEVAWLMQFEDLLGDVRDEVALYLTGRGKE, encoded by the coding sequence ATGAGCGCGCAGGCTGATACGCGCGCGGCCGAGTCTGCCTGCGGGCAGGGCTCGGACGCGACGACGCCGGCCTGCGCGCCGCTCGTTGCGGGGGTCTCGGCAGGTGCCGGGGCCCCCGCGGCCGATGCGGGCGCGCGCAGGCCGGGTCCGTGCGCGGCGTCTCTCGAGGCGCTGTACGCGGCCGACCCCGACGCCGCTGCGGTTCGCCGGACGGAGGATCGCACGTCTGCGGCCTGGTCGGGCGCTCCCGGCGAGGTGGTGTTCTACCGGCTCACGAAGAAGTTCGTCGAGAGCCAGGAGTCCATCCCCGAGGAGTCGAAGCAGGTCATGTACTATACGCTGGCGATCGGGCACCACACCGGCGTCATCGACTGCTTCGAACCGGCGCTGGGGTGCTCGCGCGAGCTGTTCGACAGGATCGTTTCGCTGTTCCCCGAGGGGAGCGACGCCCGCTACAAGCTCGAGGGCATCGCGCGCTACGGCGAGATCCAGATCGACAAGTCCCACGTTGCCACGCTGTTGCCGGCCGTCGACCAGGTCCTGCAGGACCTGGGGTATCGCGGCTCGGCCAAGGCGGGCATCGACGTGCAGCTTTCCGACTTCGGCGTGCGCACGCAGGAGGTTGCGTGGCTCATGCAGTTCGAGGACCTGCTCGGGGACGTGCGTGACGAGGTCGCGCTGTATCTGACAGGGAGAGGCAAGGAGTAA
- the hycI gene encoding hydrogenase maturation peptidase HycI, whose amino-acid sequence MDADELEGAAQAQAAPNIVFCVGSVLRGDDAAGPMLAKMLEDDPIEGWDVIDGGQTPEDDIIVIKRRHPKRVIVVDAAAMGLPVGEVRLIDDQDISTSYLMSSHSLPITLLLGEVRSACDDVAFVGIQPGNTGFYEPLSPEVLEAVQALYARIKGGADLSDIPHTSQAQ is encoded by the coding sequence ATGGATGCCGACGAGCTCGAGGGCGCCGCTCAGGCGCAGGCCGCACCCAACATCGTGTTCTGCGTGGGCAGCGTGCTGCGCGGCGACGACGCCGCCGGCCCGATGCTCGCCAAGATGCTCGAGGACGACCCCATCGAGGGGTGGGACGTCATCGACGGGGGCCAGACGCCCGAGGACGACATCATCGTCATCAAGCGCCGCCACCCGAAGCGCGTCATCGTCGTGGACGCCGCCGCCATGGGGCTGCCCGTCGGCGAGGTGCGCCTCATCGATGACCAGGACATCTCGACGAGCTATCTGATGTCGTCTCACTCGCTGCCCATCACGCTGCTGCTCGGCGAGGTGCGCTCCGCGTGTGACGACGTGGCGTTCGTTGGCATCCAACCGGGCAACACGGGCTTCTACGAGCCGCTGTCGCCCGAGGTGCTCGAAGCGGTGCAGGCGCTCTACGCCCGCATCAAGGGGGGCGCGGACCTCTCGGACATCCCGCACACGAGCCAGGCGCAATAA
- a CDS encoding formate/nitrite transporter family protein, with protein sequence MQLPQGQVAALTPAAPGPADIEQKAEAAAVSKANLKIGKMFVLAMFAGAFIAFGAAFFVMFLGDTTLTFAAQRCLGGLCFCLGLVLVLCCGAELFTGNCLMITGVMSKKISWGGMFKNWIVVWIGNLVGALLIVFLLYMSNLQGMNGGAVGDQFVSVAAGKVTLAPATLFFKGIMCNIFVCLAVWIGFAAKNVADKVIGILLPISAFVAMGFEHCVANMFFLNMGLACKAGGFGASVAAAASLNVGSVCYNLALATLGNIVGGVIFVGLAYWYVYHKPVAAK encoded by the coding sequence ATGCAACTGCCGCAGGGGCAGGTCGCCGCGCTGACGCCGGCAGCCCCCGGCCCGGCCGACATCGAGCAGAAGGCTGAGGCGGCCGCCGTCTCGAAGGCCAACCTCAAGATCGGCAAGATGTTCGTGCTGGCCATGTTCGCCGGTGCTTTCATCGCGTTCGGCGCCGCGTTCTTCGTCATGTTCCTGGGCGACACGACGCTGACGTTCGCCGCGCAGCGCTGCCTGGGTGGCCTGTGCTTCTGCCTCGGCCTCGTGCTCGTGCTGTGCTGCGGCGCTGAGCTGTTCACGGGCAACTGCCTCATGATCACGGGCGTTATGAGCAAGAAGATCAGCTGGGGCGGCATGTTCAAGAACTGGATTGTCGTGTGGATCGGCAACCTGGTGGGCGCTCTGCTCATCGTGTTCCTGCTCTACATGTCCAACCTGCAGGGCATGAACGGCGGCGCTGTGGGCGACCAGTTCGTGAGCGTCGCTGCGGGCAAGGTCACGCTCGCCCCGGCCACGCTGTTCTTCAAGGGCATTATGTGCAACATCTTCGTGTGCCTGGCCGTGTGGATCGGCTTTGCTGCGAAGAACGTCGCCGACAAGGTCATCGGCATCCTGCTCCCCATCAGCGCCTTCGTCGCCATGGGCTTCGAGCACTGCGTTGCCAACATGTTCTTCCTGAATATGGGCCTCGCGTGCAAGGCCGGTGGCTTCGGCGCGTCCGTGGCTGCGGCTGCCTCGCTGAACGTCGGCAGCGTGTGCTACAACCTGGCGCTCGCCACGCTCGGCAACATCGTGGGCGGCGTCATCTTCGTCGGCCTGGCCTACTGGTACGTCTACCACAAGCCTGTCGCCGCGAAGTAA
- a CDS encoding ATP-binding protein has protein sequence MLKRKMTAFLTQWRATKERECLLVKGARQVGKSYIIDAFGRENYASYIVLDFVAHPEYKDIFAGSLEADAIYQQMTLLISGIHFIEHDTLIFLDEIQECPRARTALKYLAQDDRFDVVASGSLLGIQFRQADEVASIPVGYKRVIEMHPLDFEEYLWAQGLDGAATALLRRYLDNLEPVPRAVHESMMRTLREYLAIGGMPEVVQTFVDTKNYGDVFATQSKLLASYLDDIARYASETERVKARACFTSLPRQLAKENTKFRYALVEKGGTSRKFDSSVDWIAGANMVLRCTSVSTPSFPLVAYEDDSKFRLYANDTGLLMAMYGFEMLAPVVNNTLAGPMKGGLYENLVAGMLAKNGIPLHYWMSQNGSHEIEFLVDRAGSTVPVEVKARRGATASLNALLEREDIALGYKLIDGNVGRDGKKVTVPLYLTPFLFR, from the coding sequence ATGCTTAAGCGCAAAATGACCGCCTTTCTCACCCAATGGCGCGCCACAAAGGAGCGCGAATGCCTGCTCGTCAAAGGGGCTCGCCAGGTGGGCAAGTCGTATATCATCGACGCGTTTGGTCGCGAGAACTATGCCAGCTATATCGTGCTCGACTTCGTTGCGCACCCCGAGTACAAGGACATCTTTGCCGGGTCGTTGGAAGCCGACGCCATCTATCAGCAGATGACGCTGCTCATCTCCGGCATCCACTTCATCGAACATGACACCCTCATCTTCCTGGACGAGATCCAGGAGTGCCCCCGGGCGCGCACCGCTCTCAAGTATCTTGCTCAGGACGATCGCTTTGACGTTGTCGCCTCAGGCTCGCTTCTTGGCATCCAGTTTCGTCAGGCAGACGAGGTTGCCTCTATTCCCGTAGGCTACAAGCGTGTCATCGAGATGCACCCCCTCGACTTCGAGGAGTACCTCTGGGCGCAAGGACTCGATGGAGCTGCCACCGCGCTGCTGCGCCGCTACCTTGACAACCTGGAACCCGTTCCTCGCGCTGTCCACGAGTCCATGATGAGAACGCTGAGGGAGTATCTTGCCATCGGAGGCATGCCCGAGGTTGTCCAAACCTTTGTTGACACCAAGAACTACGGCGATGTTTTCGCAACACAGTCGAAGTTGTTGGCCTCGTACCTCGATGACATCGCGCGCTACGCCTCAGAAACCGAGCGCGTCAAGGCGCGAGCCTGCTTCACGTCATTGCCGCGCCAGCTCGCCAAGGAGAACACGAAGTTTCGCTACGCCCTCGTCGAAAAGGGCGGCACCTCGCGCAAGTTCGACAGTTCTGTCGACTGGATCGCCGGTGCCAACATGGTGCTGCGCTGCACCTCTGTCAGCACACCGAGCTTCCCGCTCGTCGCTTACGAAGACGACAGCAAGTTCCGGCTTTATGCCAATGACACGGGGCTGCTCATGGCGATGTATGGCTTCGAGATGCTTGCCCCCGTTGTCAACAACACGCTAGCGGGCCCAATGAAAGGCGGCCTCTACGAGAATCTCGTCGCAGGGATGCTTGCAAAGAACGGGATCCCGCTGCACTACTGGATGTCCCAAAACGGCAGCCACGAAATCGAGTTTCTTGTCGATAGGGCTGGCAGCACCGTCCCTGTGGAAGTCAAGGCCCGACGCGGCGCTACCGCCTCGCTCAACGCGTTGCTAGAGCGCGAGGACATTGCACTCGGCTACAAGCTCATTGACGGGAACGTAGGCAGAGACGGCAAGAAAGTCACGGTGCCTCTCTACCTGACCCCGTTCCTCTTCCGTTAA
- a CDS encoding molybdopterin-dependent oxidoreductase translates to MDERAPQDTIESPAGETGSQVVAARAACDAASGATPVSDVPCEVATSVESRDVAGTSAQAFVDARPAAQASDGMRDVVTTCGGCDAECAFYARISPQTGRVEATLPVPGHPCEAPRLCGRGKRRLGMPYFGDDRVLHPLKRQPDGTFAPISWEQAYAEIAERIQAIIAAHGAPSLACTTGVSSYFRWYAARLLAALGSPNIYGVNGACESSRVTGWQHTLGYSPDSDLEHTDYIVYLGRSLVDSASVSTGSLVTQARERGAGIVSVDPRRNSTVDKATEWLKIRPGHDLALLLGIAHVLIKEDLYDREFVAAHTTGFDEFARAMEPYTAAWAARECDISEEAVLRVARGLGAARPRSVVDCGFHGGIGVAYVNGTQTARMIALVDALLGNYGQEGGNLNPPQVLHLGDLDPAQFLTPPTPQAPKAGADRYPLVEAGAGLCTTIGESIELDEIHGLIAYASNPAMGYGNPREWMRMLGELDLLVCIDIRMTETAMLADYVLPDVTFLECDRGVGIKGSGLYYRNRAIEPLHPDTRSADRVIRELADALGVGRYFAFTADDLARARIAPYGADLDELKRVGYWDTGIDLSARTGEPVIETPDGKIAFASELWERAGLGRTPGWQPPLVEPGPGEFRLISGNNPFESHTSSHVLAGKKGDPARERMAGVWMHTSRAAELGIADGEEVEVVSELGRDRVIAHVTDDIHPSALFTSAAPGGRSGKFAGKQQAGEGAMGVGPLDHTPLRYDRLTGAALTQENVVRVERLAR, encoded by the coding sequence ATGGACGAGCGCGCACCGCAGGACACCATCGAGTCGCCGGCCGGCGAGACAGGCTCGCAGGTCGTGGCCGCTCGCGCCGCTTGCGATGCTGCTTCGGGTGCGACCCCCGTGTCCGACGTGCCGTGCGAGGTGGCGACCTCTGTGGAGTCGCGCGATGTCGCCGGCACGAGTGCGCAGGCCTTTGTGGACGCACGTCCGGCTGCGCAGGCTTCCGACGGTATGCGCGACGTCGTCACGACGTGCGGTGGGTGCGACGCCGAGTGCGCGTTCTACGCTCGCATCTCCCCGCAGACGGGTCGCGTCGAGGCGACGCTGCCCGTGCCCGGCCACCCCTGCGAAGCGCCACGCCTCTGCGGCCGCGGAAAGCGCCGCCTCGGTATGCCGTACTTTGGCGACGATCGCGTGCTGCACCCGCTCAAGCGCCAGCCTGACGGCACGTTCGCCCCGATCTCCTGGGAGCAGGCCTACGCTGAGATAGCCGAGCGCATCCAGGCCATCATCGCAGCCCACGGTGCGCCCTCGCTGGCGTGCACGACGGGTGTTTCCTCGTATTTCCGCTGGTACGCCGCCCGTCTGCTTGCGGCTCTGGGCTCGCCGAACATCTACGGTGTCAACGGCGCGTGCGAGTCGAGCCGCGTCACCGGCTGGCAGCACACGCTGGGCTACAGCCCTGACAGCGACCTGGAGCACACGGACTACATCGTTTATCTCGGCCGTTCGCTCGTGGACTCCGCGAGCGTCTCGACGGGCAGCCTCGTGACGCAGGCCCGCGAGCGCGGTGCTGGCATCGTCTCCGTCGACCCGCGGCGCAACTCCACGGTGGACAAGGCGACGGAGTGGCTCAAGATCCGTCCCGGTCACGATCTCGCGCTGCTGCTGGGCATCGCGCACGTCCTCATCAAGGAAGACCTCTACGACCGCGAGTTCGTTGCGGCTCACACGACAGGTTTCGACGAGTTTGCCCGTGCTATGGAGCCATACACCGCTGCGTGGGCTGCCCGTGAGTGTGACATCTCCGAGGAGGCCGTCCTGCGTGTCGCCAGAGGCCTCGGCGCTGCCCGACCGCGCTCGGTCGTGGACTGTGGCTTCCACGGTGGCATCGGTGTCGCCTACGTAAACGGTACGCAGACGGCCCGTATGATCGCCCTGGTCGACGCCCTGCTCGGCAATTACGGCCAGGAGGGTGGCAACCTCAACCCTCCGCAGGTACTGCACCTGGGCGACCTCGACCCGGCGCAGTTTCTCACGCCGCCGACGCCGCAGGCTCCCAAGGCGGGGGCCGATCGCTACCCGCTTGTCGAGGCGGGCGCAGGCCTGTGCACGACGATTGGCGAGTCCATCGAGCTCGATGAGATCCACGGCCTCATCGCTTACGCCTCCAACCCGGCCATGGGCTACGGCAACCCGCGTGAGTGGATGCGCATGCTCGGCGAGCTCGACCTGCTCGTGTGCATTGACATCCGCATGACGGAGACGGCCATGCTCGCCGACTACGTGTTGCCTGACGTGACGTTCCTCGAGTGCGACCGCGGCGTCGGCATCAAGGGGAGCGGTCTGTATTACCGCAACCGCGCGATCGAGCCACTGCATCCCGACACGCGCTCGGCCGACCGCGTCATTCGCGAGCTCGCCGACGCCTTGGGGGTGGGACGATACTTCGCGTTTACGGCAGACGACCTGGCCCGCGCGCGCATCGCGCCCTACGGGGCCGACCTGGACGAGCTCAAACGCGTGGGTTATTGGGATACGGGCATCGACCTGTCGGCGCGCACAGGAGAGCCCGTCATCGAGACGCCCGACGGCAAGATCGCTTTTGCGAGCGAGCTGTGGGAGCGGGCTGGCCTGGGGCGCACGCCGGGCTGGCAGCCGCCGCTCGTCGAGCCGGGACCTGGGGAGTTCCGCCTCATTTCGGGGAACAACCCGTTCGAGTCGCACACATCGTCGCACGTGCTGGCCGGCAAGAAGGGTGATCCGGCGCGCGAGCGCATGGCGGGTGTGTGGATGCACACGAGCCGCGCCGCTGAGCTGGGCATTGCCGACGGCGAGGAGGTCGAGGTCGTCTCCGAGCTGGGGCGCGACCGCGTCATCGCGCACGTGACAGACGACATCCATCCCAGCGCTCTGTTCACGTCGGCCGCTCCGGGCGGGCGCAGCGGCAAGTTTGCCGGCAAGCAGCAGGCGGGGGAGGGCGCCATGGGCGTGGGCCCGCTCGACCATACGCCGCTGCGCTATGACCGGCTGACGGGCGCCGCCCTGACGCAGGAGAACGTCGTGCGTGTGGAGCGCCTCGCTCGGTAG
- a CDS encoding sodium:proton antiporter, with translation MEGFALISTGFWSIVPPLLALVLALVTKEVYSSLALGVLSGLVIYQFSLNGVGFGQFLDAFAMLPRMFAEQIGGNGALILFLALLGALTVVIAIAGGSRAYAQWVTAHVKNERIAQMLTAVLGVLIFIDDYFNCLTVGAVMRPILDRFKVSREKLAWIIDSMAAPVCIIAPVSSWAVAVGGYLGEDGFNTFVASIPYNLYALLTIYFVILLIVTGWDFGLMLKAERACKGLANPERIPRSGTVMDAVSSMRLHGKADEDLEGRVQVPSVVTEESDIDGAAEEELRTYKGLAISERGRVSDLIIPLVVLIVFSVIGMLYMGGFFEGVAFSVAIGEDPVSGLCIGACVALLVAAAMFLPRRLMTLDRFVEGLSEGVRSMVGAIMILVLAWSLGSLCRYMLGTGEFVAGVVTGSGAPMSMLPVLISVVAAFISFAMGTSWGTMALLLPIVLGLFQPSDPLYLAAIGSTLAGAVFGDHISPISDTTILSSTGAQCNHLRHVSTQIPYAGLVMACGLVGYAIIGVTASPWLALAASLVLVTALTWALHRVSARRG, from the coding sequence ATGGAAGGCTTCGCCCTCATCTCGACGGGCTTCTGGTCCATCGTCCCGCCGCTGCTTGCGCTCGTGCTTGCGCTCGTGACGAAGGAGGTCTACTCCTCGCTGGCGCTTGGCGTGCTTTCAGGCCTCGTCATCTACCAGTTCAGCCTCAACGGCGTCGGCTTTGGGCAGTTCCTCGACGCGTTCGCCATGCTGCCACGCATGTTCGCCGAGCAGATCGGCGGCAACGGAGCGCTCATCCTGTTCCTGGCACTGTTGGGCGCGCTCACGGTCGTCATCGCCATCGCAGGTGGCTCGCGAGCCTATGCGCAGTGGGTGACGGCGCACGTCAAGAACGAGCGCATCGCCCAAATGCTCACGGCCGTGCTCGGCGTGCTCATCTTCATCGACGACTACTTCAACTGCCTCACGGTCGGTGCCGTCATGCGTCCCATTCTCGACCGCTTCAAGGTCAGCCGCGAGAAGCTTGCCTGGATCATCGACTCCATGGCGGCGCCGGTGTGCATCATCGCTCCCGTGTCATCGTGGGCGGTCGCTGTGGGTGGTTATCTGGGCGAAGACGGCTTCAATACGTTTGTCGCCTCAATCCCGTACAACCTGTACGCGCTGCTGACGATCTACTTCGTCATCCTGCTCATCGTGACGGGCTGGGACTTCGGCCTCATGCTCAAGGCGGAGCGTGCGTGCAAAGGGTTGGCGAATCCCGAGCGCATTCCCCGCAGCGGCACCGTCATGGACGCCGTGTCGAGCATGCGCCTCCACGGCAAGGCTGACGAGGACCTCGAGGGGCGCGTGCAGGTCCCCAGCGTCGTAACGGAGGAATCCGATATCGACGGGGCGGCCGAGGAAGAGCTGCGCACGTACAAGGGCCTGGCCATCTCCGAGCGCGGCCGCGTGAGCGACCTGATCATCCCGCTTGTCGTACTCATCGTGTTCTCTGTCATTGGCATGCTGTATATGGGCGGCTTCTTCGAGGGCGTGGCGTTCTCCGTCGCCATCGGCGAGGATCCCGTCTCCGGCCTGTGCATCGGCGCATGCGTGGCGCTGCTCGTGGCGGCGGCCATGTTCCTGCCGCGCCGGCTCATGACTCTCGACCGCTTCGTCGAGGGCCTCTCCGAGGGCGTGCGCTCGATGGTGGGCGCCATTATGATCCTCGTGCTGGCGTGGAGCCTGGGCAGCCTGTGCCGCTACATGCTGGGCACGGGCGAGTTCGTCGCGGGCGTCGTCACGGGCTCGGGCGCGCCGATGAGCATGCTGCCCGTACTCATCTCCGTCGTCGCGGCGTTCATCTCGTTTGCGATGGGCACGTCGTGGGGCACGATGGCCTTGCTGCTGCCCATCGTGCTCGGCCTGTTCCAGCCGTCTGACCCGCTTTACCTGGCGGCTATCGGCTCGACGCTTGCAGGCGCTGTGTTCGGCGACCACATCTCGCCTATCTCGGACACGACGATCCTCTCGTCGACGGGCGCGCAGTGCAACCACTTGCGTCACGTCTCGACGCAGATTCCCTATGCCGGCCTCGTCATGGCATGCGGACTCGTGGGCTACGCCATCATCGGCGTGACGGCGAGCCCGTGGCTGGCGCTCGCTGCGAGTCTCGTGCTCGTGACGGCGCTCACGTGGGCGCTGCATCGCGTGAGTGCTCGCCGGGGATAG
- a CDS encoding helix-turn-helix transcriptional regulator, with product MGWALVFSALFGVMLLLPGWNRVPVRARVGFSLLASGSVAAIIALDLLGLSSTSLGFFVAIVMHLALTGCQILRLENLAKAGGPRALVLSLFGSFILFYALSALLIVAPETLYDSFMIAAPLVLLVGYRQPLSPADYSQGLTRKLVILPANVHLIIMGVAAGVIYASEETRSATSLAQLFVDPSPVFLIMMLLYMELGIVTAAKLKLKHGVYFAFMGLTWALGSFLGHVVCEVLPGVPSSTYAALAALVVLSFFVFEGTWERAAADEGAERAQRIESVVEQGELTKREREVLDLLLEGRSLPYIQKELYISEGTARTHASHLYSKLGVHNRQELIDLFK from the coding sequence ATGGGCTGGGCGCTCGTGTTCTCGGCGCTGTTCGGCGTGATGTTGCTGCTGCCCGGCTGGAACCGCGTGCCCGTACGCGCCCGCGTGGGGTTCTCGCTGCTCGCGTCGGGCTCGGTGGCCGCTATCATCGCGCTCGACCTGCTGGGGCTCTCGAGCACGTCACTCGGCTTCTTCGTCGCCATCGTCATGCACCTCGCGCTGACGGGGTGCCAGATCTTGCGCCTCGAGAACCTCGCAAAGGCAGGTGGGCCGCGCGCACTCGTGCTGTCGCTGTTCGGGTCGTTCATCCTGTTCTACGCGCTGAGCGCCCTGCTCATCGTCGCGCCTGAGACCCTGTACGACAGTTTCATGATCGCCGCGCCGCTCGTGCTGCTCGTTGGTTACCGCCAGCCGCTCTCCCCCGCCGACTACTCGCAGGGGCTCACGCGCAAGCTCGTCATCCTGCCCGCCAACGTCCACCTCATCATCATGGGCGTGGCCGCCGGCGTCATCTACGCCTCGGAGGAAACGCGCAGCGCCACGTCACTCGCGCAGCTGTTCGTAGACCCGTCACCCGTGTTTCTCATCATGATGCTGCTCTACATGGAGCTCGGCATCGTCACGGCAGCAAAGCTCAAGCTGAAGCACGGCGTGTACTTCGCGTTCATGGGGCTCACGTGGGCGCTCGGCAGCTTCTTGGGGCACGTCGTGTGCGAGGTGCTACCCGGCGTGCCTAGCTCGACGTATGCCGCGCTGGCGGCCCTTGTCGTGCTGTCGTTTTTCGTGTTCGAGGGGACGTGGGAGCGCGCCGCGGCAGACGAGGGGGCCGAGCGGGCGCAGCGCATCGAGAGCGTCGTCGAGCAGGGAGAGCTGACGAAGCGCGAGCGGGAGGTGCTCGACCTGCTGCTCGAGGGGCGGAGCCTGCCGTACATCCAGAAGGAGCTCTACATATCGGAGGGCACGGCGCGCACGCATGCGAGCCATCTGTACAGCAAGCTCGGCGTGCACAACCGACAGGAGCTGATAGACCTGTTCAAGTAG